The following DNA comes from Triplophysa dalaica isolate WHDGS20190420 chromosome 5, ASM1584641v1, whole genome shotgun sequence.
attttactctgATAAAACGTCAAAGACATCTTGTTAGCTACCGTACGAGTAAACATAAGTATATCTGGTACAATATTTGGGGCAGGGGTCTGTTTAAAATGCGACATCATTTATATCAGGTCTATGATAATGTATTAATATACAAACTCGATGGATTAAATCAGAAACCTCGTCGCTCTCTCAGTGATAAtgtgggtggctcttaaaagagcctttggtttGAAACGAACTGTCCCCCGTTTACTTGGTCTTAGCGGGTTTGTCGGTCTTCTTGGGCAGTAAGACCGCCTGGATGTTGGGTAACACACCGCCCTGAGCGATGGTCACGCCGCCCAGAAGTCTGTTCAACTCCTCGTCGTTACGCACGGCCAGCTGTAGATGGCGGGGAATGATCCGACTCTTCTTGTTGTCCCGAGCGGCGTTTCCAGCCAACTCCAGGATCTCAGCGGTGAGATACTCGAGGACAGCGGCGAGATAAACTGGAGCTCCGGCACCGACGCGTTGTGCGTAGTTACCTTTGCGAAGTAGCCTGTGAACACGGCCGACGGGAAACTGAAGACCCGCTCTGGATGACCGAGTCTTAGCTTTCGCTCTTGATTTACAGCCGGTTTTACCTCTTCCACTCATtgttgcttaaaaataaaatcctcaAGATTATAGAAAGACGAAGGAAATGTGAGACATAGTTTTAGGTTTTCAGCATTTATACGTGCCTATCGTTCGCTTATTGGTTGGAGTCTGTGAAAAGTTCAAACCAATCACTGAACTTCCCTCCAAAAACCAAAGCCCGCCCATTTCTTCCCGTCTGcctgttttgtttcagtttttgatcACGTGATCTTTCACTACATTAAATCTTATATCTGCGGTCTTTTCAGAGACGTCAATAGGAAACAACAGtatgaacaaaagaaaacatttatactgacaaCATAACTTCAGATGTTGCGCCGATTATGAATTAAATGCTCTGACGATCATATCTTGTGCACTTAATTTGAACCAGATTTCTCAGCATATTCATATATAAAgagttttcctgtagcttagaagagcaaggttgtgggttcgagcccagatatctatgtataaatgtaaaggataatgcactgtaagtagctttggataaaagcgtctgccaaaggAATAGATTTAAATGTGAGAACACAACCATAATATCAACacatcactgaaacacaactctTTAGTGGGCTggtggtggctcttaaaagagccttttgtAATAGAAAGTCTGGAGAAGTAAACTACTTCTTTTTCGGGGCGGCCCTTTTAGGCTTCGCTGCTTTGGGCTTTGTCGTCTTGGGTTTTGCAGCCTTGACCTTCTTGGGGCTTTTAGCTGCTTTCTTTGGACTCTTGGCTGCCTTCTTGGGGGCCGCTGGCTTCTTCGCCTTCTTGGGGCTCTTCGTTGCCTTTTTAGCGGCGGTGGCGGCAGGTTTCTTGACCTTCTTGGGAGACTTCTTTGCGGCGGTCTTCTTTGCCGCTGCGGTCTTCGGCTTCTTGGCAGCAGCAGCGGGCTTCTTCACTGCGGGCTTCTTTGCTTTAGGAGCGGCTTTCTTCGCTGGCTTCTTAGTCTCGACTTGTTTTTTGTTGAGTTTGAAAGATCCTGAAGCACCGGTTCCTTTGGTCTGGACCAGCGTGCCTTTAGTCACGAGGCTCTTGATGGCGAGCTTGACGCGGGAGTTGTTCTTCTCCACATCGTATCCGCCGGCGGTGAGAGCTTTCTTCAGGGCGGCCAGAGACACACCGTTTCTCTCCTTGGAGGCCGTCACGGCTTTAACGATGAGATCACTCGCGCCTGGACCCGCTGTCTTGGGTTTGGCTGCAGATTTCTTCTTGGGCGCTTTCGCCGGCGGGGCTGCTGGAGCTGGAGCGGTTTCTGCCATTTCTCTGTTCAGATCTGTACTGTCACACTACAGTTGATCaataatgcggcgctgcgctcTTAAACACTACATGAGAACCATATAGACTCAGCTCGACCTGTCAGTGCCTCTGTGAGCCGCAAACTCTTGTGTTTTCTCCTGCGACATTTCGTGTTAATATCagagttttaaaatcatttgacggAGTGAAAACAGCGTGAACACAGAGCAGAGATCCAGAGCTTTATTCAGAGACTAAACTACACGACAGTAAagggtttattatttcactgttacattaaaaacacgACCAGCATCGATCTCTAGAGAAAAGCTGCGCGTGAATttcatgtgatttgtttgtgtaaacattgatgaaacattaaacatgttttctgtttatttaacatacaaGTAATAAATGATTTGAGTTAAGTTAATGTCATTCAGGGACTTGTAAAGTGTTTCATACAGAAGTTGTTTTGATCAGATTGAAACCTCTCGAGGTATTTGTGTGAATGACACAACGCTGTTTGTGTTActgatgtgtaaatgttttatattcagaCTGACGAAACGTAAAAACGGACAATAAATAtggattaaatataataaaactaaatcttTTTGTCCAGTATTGACattgaattattttttcttacagACAACCAAGTTTGCTGCAGTCAGTCTTGGGTTCTGAATGATTGAAACGTTAAAgcagttattattattacttttatttagtgttttatcttctgtaaattgtttttttttgttttgcagacatATTGAAAACAAgttctttttattgttttttttagtcTGTCtgtaacaaaaaaagaagaaaactgTGAATCTGTCCTGGATGTCTTTGGCATATGTACATAAACTGActtgttttaaagattaatcttttattaatttaactgCTTTATTCAGTCACTATACACTACCAGTCAAACGTGTTTGAacacttgaatgaaatgtttctcgtggtcttaaaaatgatttaatctgaaggtgtttaaatgtctgaaattataCAACGACAGGAAATGTGCTaaattaaatatcttcattatcAACTAATatatctgtgtatatatatatatatataaacgtttttgaaatggatgactttgactaaATAATGCAAAAGAGCAACCAATAAGAGCTCACATGAGAACTTGTTTAGTGGTGTTTGAAAAGAATCTTCTAGGTGAAACGTCAAGCAGTTGATGATAAAATTAATTTCTGCAAATATCAGGCAAACAATGACTACATTGAAGATGTATATAACAGGTTTATAGCAGatacataacattttttatttgattgtttagattttttcagtCACAACATCTTCAGTCCACAGTTGCCTTTTtctaaatgtggaaaaaatatgaataaatgaggGATTAAGTGTTTGAAAATTTTTGACCAGTAGTGTaaattgctttttataaaaatgtgcttacatttaatcatttagcagacacttttacaaTGAGGTAAACAACAGAAGCAATTGAAACAACATCAGGACAAAGAGCATatgtgcagtaaaactggtctcatagcCAGGGACGGCCCTAGCATTTTGGGGGCCCTAAACTGAATCATATCTGACAATGTCAAATTAACAACACATTATTATCCctttacagctttcctgtagctcagtggtttgAGCATGGTTCTTGCAACACTGAGATCATGGGTTCGGTCCCAGGGATTGAACGCTTACCCTTTTCTTGATCCTTTATTTTCTActcttctttcctcttcttcttcttctttcctcttcttcctcttctctgcacCAGACAGATATTGCCGCCTTAAATTTTTAATCTTTGCACAGTTTAAAGCTAACGCACATGATGATTGACAATGACACATGGAGGCCCCATGCAACTGCCTATATCGCTTATTAGGTAGGGCCGGCACTGCTCATAGCCTAACACAAAGATAAGATTGTTTTTTTGattgaaagagtagaaaagagacagaagtcagaactgatggATCAGGTGATGACagatgagatgtgttttcagatgatttTTAAAGATGGACACAGAATCtgatgatcttgtagcagcgggcagatcattacacaaatgtggaacagatccagagaaagTACGTGAGAGAGTgatttttgacctttttgtGATCACACCACAAGACGTGGTTCATTTGCAGAGTGGAGGGATCTgacgggtacataagtctgtatgagcgagtgaagatatggaGCTGCAGAACCAGTGGAGGTCTTGTAGGCCGAGAGCAGAGCTTTGAGTTTGATGAGAGCGACTACAGGAGTCAATGTAActgaatgaagagaggagtgatgtgTGGCATTGGATTAAATTTCTCCTTTAGTGTGTGTTGATAAGAAAAGAATGTAGTGCAATGTCTTTATTGTCATGacaaatattgtatattataatttttaaagaacacaacTTATATCACCCTATTCAATAAACTTCACCTCCTTCATCTCTTTATCTGCCTTGAGATTGAAGTAGTTTAAACATGTGACAGAgttaattaaactttaaatgataatcaGGAAACACTTTCCTGTATGAGAAGTAGAGATGTAACATAACGttataattcaccccaaaaatgtatagtctgttatcatttactcaaccacaGGTTGTTCCTCCagtttatatttctttgttctgatgaacatgatggaagatatttggaagaatgttttttgCTTTCCAAAAAgcatcctttgtgtttagccTAGTGTcagttttggaacaatctgatggtaagtaaatgatgacaatatttttatttttggatgaactatcactcattatatcaaaactgttgtgcGTCACACAGCATCTGTGAGGAGAGGAGAAAGAGGGGGTTGGGCTTTGAGTTTGGAGGGAAGTTGGCTGATTGGTCTTAATGTTTTACCGTCTCCGACCAATAGTCGACAAGCCGAGGGTTTCAAATAGTGAGAACTGCAGCGCATGAgcttcatctttctttcttacagAGTAAGTAAACCACCACAGCTGAAGAAAATGAGC
Coding sequences within:
- the LOC130420724 gene encoding histone H1-like, translated to MAETAPAPAAPPAKAPKKKSAAKPKTAGPGASDLIVKAVTASKERNGVSLAALKKALTAGGYDVEKNNSRVKLAIKSLVTKGTLVQTKGTGASGSFKLNKKQVETKKPAKKAAPKAKKPAVKKPAAAAKKPKTAAAKKTAAKKSPKKVKKPAATAAKKATKSPKKAKKPAAPKKAAKSPKKAAKSPKKVKAAKPKTTKPKAAKPKRAAPKKK
- the LOC130420766 gene encoding histone H2A-like — its product is MSGRGKTGCKSRAKAKTRSSRAGLQFPVGRVHRLLRKGNYAQRVGAGAPVYLAAVLEYLTAEILELAGNAARDNKKSRIIPRHLQLAVRNDEELNRLLGGVTIAQGGVLPNIQAVLLPKKTDKPAKTK